One genomic window of Fusarium fujikuroi IMI 58289 draft genome, chromosome FFUJ_chr01 includes the following:
- a CDS encoding related to aquaporin translates to MVQFTRTDTGMSGLPTEEAVADRRAGSPIPNRVRNAIVIVLGEFCGTFMFLLLSFIGAQTALVTNNPTNSTAPLEPFSLMYIAASFGTALAVNVWIFYRVSGGMFNPAVTLGLVLVGAVPPLHALAIIPTQLVAAIAAAGVTDGLLPGPLLVTNALGNGTSIAQGVFMEMFLTAQLVLTVYFLAVEKHRSTHLAPIGIGISVFIAHICLTNWTGTSINPARSFGPSVVAGFHGYDWIYYLGPFMGSFLAFGCYKIFKVLEYQTANPGQDDDDLERGSKHHFFDHHEKEPIAHSQTDTLEPKDHGAAPRNDSVIDGQMSHA, encoded by the exons ATGGTTCAATTCACTCGTACCGACACGGGCATGTCTGGCTTGCCTACTGAGGAAGCCGTAGCGGATCGCAGAGCAGGCAGTCCCATCCCCAACCGTGTAAGAAacgccatcgtcatcgtcctcggcgAATTCTGCGGAACCTtcatgtttcttcttctctccttcatcGGTGCCCAGACTGCCCTTGTTACCAACAACCCTACCAATTCTACTGCCCCCTTGGAGCCCTTTTCATTGATGTACATTGCTGCTTCTTTCGGTACTGCTCTCGCCGTCAATGTCTGGATCTTCTATCGTGTTAGTGGTGGCATGTTCAACCCGGCT GTGACTCTCGGTCTGGTCCTCGTCGGCGCTGTACCACCTCTTCATGCCCTTGCTATTATCCCTACACAACTCGTTGCCGCTATCGCCGCTGCGGGAGTCACCGACGGTCTCCTCCCCGGACCCCTCCTCGTCACAAATGCTCTCGGCAATGGTACAAGCATTGCTCAGGGTGTTTTCATGGAGATGTTCCTCACTGCTCAACTTGTCTTGACTGTTTACTTCCTTGCCGTTGAGAAGCACCGCAGCACACATCTGGCCCCCATCGGCATTGGTATCTCTGTCTTCATCGCTCATATCTGCCTGACAAACTGGACTGGCACATCTATCAACCCTGCTCGATCCTTTGGCCCTTCAGTTGTCGCTGGTTTCCATGGGTATGATTGGATCTACTACCTTGGTCCCTTCATGGGCTCTTTCCTGGCCTTCGGCTGCTACAAGATCTTTAAGGTGCTCGAGTATCAGACCGCCAACCCTGGccaggatgatgacgatttGGAGAGGGGTAGCAAGCATCACTTCTTTGACCATCACGAGAAGGAGCCCATCGCTCACTCCCAGACCGACACTCTTGAGCCCAAGGACCATGGTGCTGCCCCACGAAATGATAGCGTCATTGATGGTCAGATGAGCCATGCCTAA